In one Lolium rigidum isolate FL_2022 chromosome 3, APGP_CSIRO_Lrig_0.1, whole genome shotgun sequence genomic region, the following are encoded:
- the LOC124697795 gene encoding protein FANTASTIC FOUR 4-like produces the protein MALTAFETAEQRLPCHVDQTAAADNSKAVAAAAEQAVPLQEADHGGADQRPADRDDIWNMIQSQKPAAAPRQAPYVHAAPVRRSSSSLLTQKSLEVCTESLGSETGSDGFSDADRSCPGSDDDADCEDGGANGVAAAGAVPPRAFPPPLPSLARRTVGSLQMRQHRRDGRLVVEAVPVLSNTLFRAQRRGGRLLLSFADTAAPAADEEKNTVDQEPDQQEAEEETEEEEVQVVDRGTVVEVKVSTQPQAHNSGPRVHRSSLVINKFVGAEPVNTPEINHTGAAPPNKPSALSATAPLPEDYGTTAPPGEGKVLMTTRQRRSKQEVLNHMRRCGQLSGRLFIWEPRVATSS, from the coding sequence ATGGCACTCACTGCCTTCGAGACCGCGGAGCAGCGCCTGCCATGCCACGTCGACCAGACCGCTGCCGCCGACAACAGCAAggcagtcgccgccgccgccgagcaggccGTGCCGCTGCAGGAGGCGGACCACGGCGGCGCCGACCAGCGCCCGGCCGACAGGGAcgacatatggaacatgatccagTCGCAGAAGCCCGCGGCGGCCCCGAGGCAGGCGCCGTAcgtgcacgccgcgcccgtgcgcCGCAGCTCCTCCAGCCTGCTCACCCAGAAGAGCCTGGAGGTCTGCACCGAGAGCCTCGGCTCCGAGACCGGCTCCGACGGCTTCTCCGATGCCGACCGCTCCTGCccgggctccgacgacgacgccgactgcGAGGACGGCGGCGCCAACGGGGTGGCGGCCGCGGGCGCTGTGCCGCCCAGGGCCTTCCCGCCGCCTCTGCCGTCCCTGGCGCGCCGCACCGTGGGGTCGCTGCAGATGAGGCAGCACCGCCGCGACGGCCGTCTCGTCGTCGAGGCCGTCCCGGTGCTGTCCAACACTCTGTTCCGCGCGCAGCGCCGCGGCGGGCGCCTGCTGCTCTCCTTCGCCGACACCGCCGCCCCGGCCGCCGACGAGGAGAAGAACACCGTCGACCAGGAACCCGATCAGCAGGAGGCCGAGgaggaaaccgaggaggaggaggtccaggTCGTGGACAGGGGCACCGTCGTCGAGGTCAAGGTCAGCACGCAGCCTCAGGCGCACAACAGCGGGCCGCGGGTGCACCGCTCCTCGCTCGTCATCAACAAGTTCGTTGGCGCCGAGCCGGTCAACACCCCAGAGATCAACCACACCGGCGCTGCACCGCCTAATAAGCCTTCAGCTCTCAGCGCCACAGCTCCACTGCCGGAGGATTACGGCACTACCGCCCCGCCGGGCGAGGGGAAGGTGCTCATGACCACGAGGCAGCGCCGGAGCAAGCAGGAGGTCCTCAACCACATGCGCCGCTGCGGGCAGCTCAGCGGCCGACTGTTCATCTGGGAGCCGCGCGTCGCCACCTCCTCTTGA